The genomic interval GACGGCACGGTATTGGTCAGGTTGAAGATGCCGAGATCGCGCCCGCGCCGGTCCGAACGCGGCAGGATGCGCAAGGTCTGGCTGGAATGGAGCGACAGGAACACCGTCGTCGCGACGCCGAAGACGAGATAGCTCGCCTTCGCCATGTCGAGTTCGGTCGCGAACGCCATGCCGATCATTCCCGCCGCCGACACCGCCGCGCTGGCGACGAGCGGCAGGAAGGGCCGGTCGTTGCGGTCGGCCCAGCGGCCGCTCGCCAGCGCGATCGGGATCGCAAGCGTCAGCGCGACCCCGAAAATGCGCGCCTTTTCATTATCGTGCATATCGGGGTCGATCGACCGGAACCAGAAATAGAGATAGGCGAAAAGCGCCGCCTCGGCGATCTGGACCAGGAGGCGGGCGAGCCACATCCGCACCGCCGGGCCGCTCGGCCGGACCGGGCAGCTGTCTTCGGCCCGCTCGGGAGGGGCGGTGAGTTCGGGAAAGGGGCGCGGGCGACCGAGGAGCAGGACCGGCAACACCGCACTCGCCACAAGGAGCGCGATGACCACCAGGCGGCTGTCGCCCGAGACGAGACCCGGCCAGGTCACGAGCGCCCCCGACCAGGCACCGAGCGCGGGCGAGAAGGCGAGCAGCCCGCCGAGCAGCCCCTTTTGCGTATCGGGGACGCAATCGCCCGCCCAGGCGGAAAGCGGCCCGAGCATCATGTTGAGCGCGAGTTGCCAGGCGATGATGATTCCGACCAGCGTCCAGATATCCCGCGCGTGCGGGACGAGGAGCAGCAGCGAAATGCTGAACAGCAGCCCGGCGAACACCCAGCCGCGCCGATTGCGCGTCCGGTCGCTGAGCCAGCCGAAAAGGATGCCGCCGGCGCTCGCCGCGATCGCCCCGAAGAAGGTGGTATAGCCGAGGGTCTGGACGTCGGCCGCGCCGGCCAGCTCGGTCATCCGGCCGGGCAGCCAGATCGTCAGGAACGGAACATAGGCGATCGCCCCGCCCGCCCAGGCGAGCGCATAGAGAAGCAGGAAGGGGAGAGACTGACGCTGCGCCGCGGTGCTGTCAGCCATGGGCGGCCGCCGGCGCGGCGGTCGATCCGCGCGGGGCCAGTCCACCCTGCACGCGCGTCGGCTCGGTCGGGCGCGGCGCGCCGCGCTGCGCCGCGATGATCAGTTCGACCGCGCGCGCCGCGGTTTCGGCGACCGGCTGATCGACCGCGGTCAGCGGCGGCTGGGTGAAACGCACCACCGGCGTGTTGTCGAAGCTGACGATCGAAAGCGCGCCGGGCACGTCCAGGCCCCTTTCGCGGGCGACCTCCAGCGTCGCCAGCGCCATCTGGTCGCTGCTCGCGATGATCGCGGTCGGCGGGTTCGCACCACCCAGCAACTGCCGCGCGGCGGCGGCGCCCGACGCATAGGTGAAATCGCCCTCGGCAAGCAGCCCGTCGGTCGGCAGGCTTTCGGCCGTCATTTCACCCTGCCAGCCGTCGATACGCCAGCGGCTCAGGCTATATTCGGGCGCCCCCGCGATGAAGCCGATGCGCTTGTGGCCGAGATCGATCAAATGGCGCGTCGC from uncultured Sphingopyxis sp. carries:
- a CDS encoding MFS transporter, yielding MADSTAAQRQSLPFLLLYALAWAGGAIAYVPFLTIWLPGRMTELAGAADVQTLGYTTFFGAIAASAGGILFGWLSDRTRNRRGWVFAGLLFSISLLLLVPHARDIWTLVGIIIAWQLALNMMLGPLSAWAGDCVPDTQKGLLGGLLAFSPALGAWSGALVTWPGLVSGDSRLVVIALLVASAVLPVLLLGRPRPFPELTAPPERAEDSCPVRPSGPAVRMWLARLLVQIAEAALFAYLYFWFRSIDPDMHDNEKARIFGVALTLAIPIALASGRWADRNDRPFLPLVASAAVSAAGMIGMAFATELDMAKASYLVFGVATTVFLSLHSSQTLRILPRSDRRGRDLGIFNLTNTVPSLIMPWLTISLVPGFGFDALFLLLAGLTAIAVLLLATMPRPR